The proteins below come from a single Iocasia fonsfrigidae genomic window:
- the mobB gene encoding molybdopterin-guanine dinucleotide biosynthesis protein B, translated as MIPIVSIVGWTNSGKTTFITKLIPVLKSRGYRIATIKHNAHKFEIDKEGKDSWRHRQAGAETVILTCKEKIAVVKEIEEEVVLEELVSRYIDQEIDLVIVEGYKTGSVPKIEVFRPDLYEQPVFVEDEVLTRIINREEDLAELYEDQLAEIVMLIENKILK; from the coding sequence ATGATACCTATAGTTTCAATAGTTGGTTGGACTAATTCGGGAAAAACAACTTTTATAACAAAACTAATACCTGTCTTGAAAAGTAGAGGTTATAGAATTGCAACCATAAAACACAATGCCCATAAATTTGAGATAGATAAGGAAGGTAAAGATAGTTGGAGACACAGGCAAGCTGGAGCAGAAACAGTTATATTAACCTGTAAAGAGAAAATAGCAGTGGTTAAAGAAATTGAAGAAGAAGTAGTATTAGAAGAATTAGTTAGTCGATATATAGACCAGGAGATTGATTTAGTCATTGTGGAGGGATATAAAACTGGTTCAGTTCCTAAAATAGAGGTTTTTAGGCCGGATTTATATGAGCAACCGGTTTTTGTAGAAGACGAGGTTTTGACCAGAATAATAAATAGGGAAGAAGATTTAGCAGAACTGTATGAAGACCAGTTAGCAGAGATTGTGATGTTGATTGAAAATAAAATTTTAAAATAA
- a CDS encoding DUF4198 domain-containing protein — translation MMQNARKLSVLMMALVLMAFGMVSTASAHFQMILPSDDLINEGEDSEIDIQLIFTHPAEASHTMDMEKPVSFAVLNKGRKKDLTDTLNSFTYFGGKAWETSYNIRGFGDFVFYLEPAPYYEKMEDGYITQITKVVVNNLGMPTDWDAELGLKAEIVPLNKPYGLWTGNVFQGIVKMDGEPVPYAEIEVERLNAPAFSGLVGEGQEFPSDAHITQVVRADENGVFTFGIPKEGWWGFAALMEGEEINGKGHEVGAVMWIKAYDMN, via the coding sequence ATGATGCAAAATGCAAGGAAATTATCAGTTTTAATGATGGCGCTGGTCTTAATGGCTTTTGGAATGGTTTCTACTGCTTCTGCTCACTTTCAGATGATTTTACCATCTGATGACCTTATTAATGAGGGGGAAGACTCAGAGATTGATATTCAGTTGATTTTTACTCATCCGGCTGAGGCCTCACACACCATGGATATGGAAAAACCAGTTTCATTTGCTGTTTTAAATAAGGGTAGAAAAAAGGATTTAACAGATACCCTTAATTCCTTTACATATTTTGGAGGAAAGGCCTGGGAGACATCTTATAATATCAGGGGCTTCGGTGATTTTGTTTTTTATCTTGAACCTGCACCATATTATGAAAAAATGGAAGATGGTTATATTACACAGATAACTAAGGTGGTAGTTAATAATCTGGGTATGCCTACAGACTGGGATGCTGAACTGGGCTTAAAAGCGGAAATAGTACCTCTAAATAAACCTTATGGTCTCTGGACAGGTAATGTTTTTCAGGGAATAGTTAAAATGGATGGTGAGCCAGTTCCTTATGCCGAAATAGAGGTTGAAAGACTAAATGCACCTGCTTTTAGTGGTTTGGTAGGTGAAGGTCAGGAATTCCCATCTGATGCCCATATAACTCAGGTGGTCAGAGCTGATGAGAATGGTGTTTTCACCTTTGGTATTCCTAAAGAAGGCTGGTGGGGTTTTGCTGCTCTGATGGAGGGTGAAGAAATTAATGGTAAAGGACATGAAGTTGGTGCTGTAATGTGGATTAAGGCTTATGACATGAATTAA
- a CDS encoding ABC transporter permease, translating into MNEIITSIFSLNTTAAAIRMTTPLALAAMGGTFSERSGIVNIGLEGMILSGAFAGVLGSFYTGNPWIGVLLAAVAGGLMAALFAIFTIKYKANHVVTGVGLNILALGATTWLMQVLWGSRGSSPTVKGLGEISLPLLKDIPVIDRLLGSQSPLVYLMFILVVAGWILLFKTPLGLRIRMTGEHPEAADTLGIDTKKIQYFSVILSGALSGLGGAYLSLGQLNWFSMNMSAGRGYMALAANTFGQWNPLGGLGASFLFSFTDAVQMRLQGLNLGIANEIIQMLPYLLTVIVLAGAVVRSRPPQALGEHYESGK; encoded by the coding sequence ATGAATGAGATCATTACTTCAATTTTTAGTCTTAATACTACAGCGGCGGCTATAAGGATGACTACACCGCTGGCCCTGGCGGCCATGGGCGGTACTTTTTCCGAAAGGTCAGGTATTGTTAATATCGGCCTAGAGGGTATGATTCTCTCTGGTGCTTTTGCTGGTGTTCTGGGTTCATTTTATACAGGAAACCCCTGGATAGGGGTATTGTTAGCCGCTGTTGCTGGTGGTTTAATGGCAGCCCTTTTTGCTATTTTTACTATTAAATATAAAGCAAATCATGTGGTAACAGGTGTTGGCTTAAATATTCTAGCTCTGGGAGCTACTACCTGGTTGATGCAGGTTTTATGGGGAAGTCGTGGTAGTTCACCAACTGTGAAGGGTCTTGGGGAAATTTCACTACCATTACTAAAAGATATTCCTGTTATTGATAGATTATTAGGTAGCCAATCTCCCCTTGTTTATCTTATGTTTATTTTAGTTGTTGCTGGCTGGATTTTGTTATTTAAAACACCTCTTGGTTTAAGGATAAGAATGACCGGAGAACATCCGGAAGCCGCTGATACACTGGGGATAGATACTAAGAAGATACAGTATTTTAGTGTAATTTTAAGTGGAGCTTTATCAGGTCTTGGTGGAGCCTATCTTTCTCTGGGGCAGCTTAACTGGTTTAGTATGAATATGTCAGCAGGAAGAGGATACATGGCACTGGCTGCCAATACTTTTGGTCAGTGGAATCCACTGGGAGGCCTGGGAGCAAGTTTTCTCTTTTCCTTTACCGATGCAGTACAGATGAGGTTACAGGGGCTAAATCTGGGAATAGCCAATGAGATTATTCAAATGTTACCCTATCTTTTAACTGTAATTGTACTGGCTGGAGCAGTTGTTCGTTCGCGTCCACCTCAAGCTCTGGGAGAACACTATGAATCGGGTAAATAA
- a CDS encoding damage-control phosphatase ARMT1 family protein — MQLEFDCIPCIYRQVLEASRMVTDDQELIREILNEFSRMIPELESDLSAPVLVSRIQDYLKEVSGKKDPYYKFKEANLKLALNHYSDVEKNIVNAEDLLLAALIISAMGNSIDAGVSLKVDIAGNLARAVEYGFKYSDYQHFKKEVEKADRLLIIADNTGEAVFDRLLIRELDKFELEIIYAVRDKPILNDVTLKEARQLGIDKLCQLISSGCDTPGTVMERASEEFLNVFSEADIVISKGQGNLEGLMGTSRPIYYLLKIKCDLIASRLDSGMAEGDFIFKLM, encoded by the coding sequence ATGCAGTTAGAATTTGATTGTATACCCTGTATTTATCGACAGGTGCTTGAAGCTAGTAGGATGGTTACTGATGATCAAGAACTTATTAGAGAAATATTAAATGAATTTTCCAGGATGATCCCTGAGCTTGAGTCAGATTTGTCAGCACCAGTACTGGTCAGTAGAATACAAGATTATCTTAAAGAGGTAAGTGGAAAAAAAGATCCTTATTACAAATTTAAAGAGGCAAATTTGAAATTAGCCTTAAATCACTACTCTGATGTCGAAAAAAATATAGTTAATGCTGAGGATCTATTGCTGGCAGCATTGATTATTTCTGCCATGGGGAATTCAATAGATGCAGGAGTTAGTCTAAAGGTAGATATAGCAGGCAATCTTGCCAGGGCGGTAGAATATGGCTTTAAATATAGTGATTATCAACATTTTAAAAAAGAAGTGGAGAAAGCTGACAGGCTTTTAATTATTGCTGATAATACAGGAGAGGCGGTTTTTGATAGATTACTAATTAGGGAGTTAGATAAATTTGAGCTAGAAATTATTTATGCTGTCAGGGATAAGCCTATTTTAAATGATGTGACCTTAAAAGAAGCTAGACAGCTTGGTATTGACAAGCTCTGCCAGCTGATTTCCAGTGGTTGTGACACCCCAGGGACAGTAATGGAAAGGGCAAGTGAAGAGTTTCTTAATGTTTTTTCAGAGGCAGATATAGTTATAAGTAAAGGACAGGGGAATTTGGAAGGACTCATGGGGACGAGTCGACCAATTTATTATCTATTAAAGATTAAATGTGATTTGATAGCCAGTAGATTAGACTCAGGAATGGCCGAAGGTGATTTTATATTTAAGTTAATGTAA
- a CDS encoding ABC transporter ATP-binding protein translates to MNAVELKNITKTFGKKYANEGINLAVQEGEVHCLLGENGAGKTTLMKILFGLYSKDSGSIYIKGKKVEIEEPRQAIELGIGMIHQHFMLVDRLTVTENIIAGDEPKHGLFIDRTEAKQRVENLSQRFNLKVDPEARIENISIGEQQRVEILKALYRQAEILILDEPTAVLTPQETKELFNVMRELKRAGKTIIFITHKLKETIAISDRITILRNGKKVGTVNTADTNPNQLARMMVGREVVLKVFRNKRGNSKPIFKVEGLSLNNKKSNLTLADVSFTIEQGEILGVAGVEGNGQLELEEALMGLRTIEQGKILFRGKDITTLKTKEKRRSGMAYIPSDRLKRGLIENFNIERNLILGSEWSTPFAKKGFLNKNMIKKYSNKIIEQFDIRCSSSKDLVGNLSGGNQQKLIIARELDQNPGFILASQPTRGVDVGAIEYIHNLLLEMRDKGKGILLISAELDELRSLSDRIIVIYEGKIVSEGKTEEFSEEDLGLLMAGHRLEGNKDGIN, encoded by the coding sequence ATGAATGCTGTTGAACTAAAAAACATTACTAAAACCTTTGGTAAAAAATATGCTAATGAGGGGATTAATTTAGCCGTTCAGGAAGGTGAAGTTCACTGTCTTCTTGGGGAAAATGGGGCTGGAAAGACAACTTTAATGAAAATCCTGTTTGGTCTATATAGTAAAGACAGTGGTAGTATTTATATTAAAGGTAAAAAGGTTGAGATAGAAGAACCTCGCCAGGCAATTGAGCTGGGGATAGGTATGATCCACCAGCATTTTATGCTGGTAGACCGGTTAACTGTAACTGAAAATATTATTGCCGGTGATGAACCGAAACATGGATTATTTATTGATAGAACTGAAGCAAAACAAAGGGTAGAAAATTTATCCCAGAGGTTTAATTTAAAGGTAGACCCTGAAGCCAGGATAGAAAATATATCAATAGGTGAACAGCAGAGAGTTGAAATCTTAAAGGCGCTTTATCGTCAGGCTGAGATATTAATTCTTGATGAACCAACTGCTGTTTTAACCCCTCAGGAGACCAAAGAACTGTTTAATGTGATGAGAGAATTAAAAAGAGCTGGCAAGACAATTATCTTTATTACCCATAAATTAAAAGAAACAATAGCAATCTCAGATAGAATTACTATCTTAAGGAATGGCAAAAAGGTAGGTACTGTTAATACTGCTGATACCAATCCAAATCAACTAGCCAGGATGATGGTTGGTCGTGAAGTAGTTTTAAAGGTATTTAGAAATAAGCGGGGTAATAGTAAACCTATTTTTAAGGTAGAGGGATTGTCATTAAATAATAAAAAAAGCAATCTTACCCTGGCTGATGTGAGTTTTACCATAGAGCAGGGGGAAATTCTGGGTGTAGCTGGAGTTGAGGGAAATGGCCAATTAGAATTAGAAGAAGCTTTAATGGGGCTTAGAACAATTGAGCAAGGTAAGATATTGTTTCGTGGCAAAGATATAACTACTCTGAAGACAAAGGAGAAAAGAAGGTCAGGGATGGCCTATATTCCTTCTGACCGTTTAAAACGTGGTTTAATTGAAAATTTTAACATAGAAAGAAATTTAATTCTCGGTAGTGAGTGGTCTACTCCTTTTGCTAAAAAGGGTTTTCTAAATAAAAATATGATTAAAAAATATAGTAATAAAATTATTGAACAATTTGATATTAGGTGTTCAAGTAGTAAAGACCTGGTAGGTAATCTCTCCGGGGGTAATCAGCAGAAGTTAATAATAGCTAGAGAATTAGATCAGAACCCAGGTTTTATTTTAGCCTCACAACCCACCCGGGGGGTTGATGTAGGTGCCATTGAATATATCCATAACCTTCTTCTGGAGATGAGGGATAAAGGGAAGGGTATTTTGCTTATTTCTGCTGAGTTAGATGAACTTCGTTCTTTAAGTGATCGGATTATAGTCATCTATGAAGGGAAAATAGTATCTGAAGGAAAAACAGAAGAATTTTCAGAAGAAGATTTAGGTCTATTAATGGCAGGCCACCGATTGGAGGGTAATAAGGATGGCATTAATTAA
- the moaC gene encoding cyclic pyranopterin monophosphate synthase MoaC, with amino-acid sequence MERLSHFDEEGRSRMVDVSDKSETKRVAIAKGEVKVAPGTLALIKEHKLAKGDVLEVARVAGIMGVKRTPDLIPMCHPLLISGIDLKFNIRDAESIIEIVAIVKITGKTGVEMEALTAVAVAGLTIYDMCKAVDKGIEIGEIKLLKKSGGKSGIYLSDELKGEVIAVCRSEKKGVAKKEIAEGYLVEGHGLEDDAHAGDWHRQISLLGQEDIDEMKALGLELELGAFGENIVTKGLKLYNIPIGTKLKIGEEILLEVTQIGKECHDRCNIYHQVGDCIMPKRGIFAKVLQGGKLQSGTKIEVLLDD; translated from the coding sequence ATGGAAAGATTAAGTCATTTTGATGAAGAAGGTAGATCAAGAATGGTGGATGTTAGTGATAAATCAGAGACTAAACGGGTAGCAATTGCTAAAGGAGAGGTTAAGGTTGCCCCTGGAACTCTGGCTCTAATTAAGGAACATAAACTGGCCAAGGGGGATGTGTTAGAAGTAGCCAGAGTAGCAGGAATCATGGGAGTAAAAAGGACTCCAGACTTAATTCCTATGTGCCATCCTTTATTAATTAGCGGGATAGATCTAAAATTCAATATCAGAGACGCTGAATCAATTATAGAGATTGTTGCAATTGTTAAAATAACTGGCAAGACAGGGGTTGAAATGGAGGCTTTAACTGCCGTGGCAGTTGCTGGCCTAACTATTTATGATATGTGTAAAGCAGTTGATAAAGGAATAGAGATTGGGGAGATAAAATTGCTTAAAAAAAGTGGAGGAAAGAGTGGAATTTATTTATCTGATGAATTAAAAGGAGAGGTTATTGCTGTCTGTAGGAGTGAGAAGAAAGGTGTGGCCAAAAAGGAGATAGCTGAAGGTTATTTAGTAGAAGGTCATGGTCTGGAGGACGATGCTCATGCTGGAGATTGGCACCGGCAGATTAGTTTATTAGGTCAAGAGGATATAGATGAGATGAAGGCCCTGGGGTTAGAGTTAGAGCTAGGTGCTTTTGGTGAAAATATAGTAACTAAAGGTCTTAAGTTATATAATATACCGATAGGGACAAAATTAAAGATAGGTGAAGAAATCTTATTAGAGGTTACCCAGATTGGAAAAGAATGTCATGACCGTTGTAATATTTATCATCAAGTTGGTGATTGCATTATGCCTAAACGGGGTATTTTTGCTAAGGTTCTACAGGGAGGAAAGTTACAAAGTGGAACTAAAATTGAGGTGTTGTTAGATGATTAG
- a CDS encoding BMP family lipoprotein, translating to MFKKYLLGIVLVGLLVSVFIGSGAVQAEGRVAIVFATGGLGDKAFNDSAYEGMKLAKEKYRIEFEQAEPTAIAEYETYLTQFAVSRRYDLIISIGFDQADALTNVASRFPEQKFALIDSVVDKPNVASYVYQENERGFLLGVASALMTTKTDDPRINAAKKIGVIGGMKIPLIDANIAGFIAGAKYVDPEVEVMHSYVGSWADPAKGKELTLSMIEKGVDIIWGAAGRSGLGVIKAAEEENCYGLGADSDQSYLAPENVLTNGMKLVNNTVLIAIEEVINDSFSAGTHVLGVKDGALGYTDSLLPADVIAKVEEVKVKVINSEIEIPDTVE from the coding sequence ATGTTTAAAAAATATTTGTTAGGTATAGTCTTAGTAGGTTTGTTGGTGTCGGTTTTTATTGGTAGTGGAGCTGTCCAGGCTGAAGGAAGAGTGGCGATTGTTTTTGCAACTGGTGGTCTTGGGGACAAGGCATTTAATGATTCAGCATATGAAGGTATGAAGCTGGCCAAAGAAAAATACAGAATTGAATTTGAGCAGGCTGAACCGACTGCTATTGCTGAATATGAAACATATCTGACCCAATTTGCTGTTTCCAGGAGATATGATTTGATTATTTCTATTGGTTTTGACCAGGCTGATGCCTTAACTAATGTTGCTTCCAGATTCCCGGAGCAGAAATTTGCTCTAATTGATTCGGTAGTAGATAAACCTAATGTGGCTTCATATGTATACCAGGAAAATGAAAGGGGTTTTCTATTGGGAGTAGCTTCTGCTTTAATGACTACTAAAACAGATGATCCCAGGATAAATGCAGCTAAAAAGATTGGTGTTATTGGGGGTATGAAGATACCTTTAATTGATGCTAACATTGCCGGGTTTATAGCAGGAGCTAAATATGTTGATCCTGAAGTAGAAGTTATGCATTCTTATGTTGGTAGTTGGGCTGATCCTGCCAAAGGTAAAGAGCTTACCCTGTCAATGATTGAAAAGGGTGTAGATATTATCTGGGGAGCAGCCGGTCGGTCAGGATTAGGAGTAATCAAGGCAGCTGAAGAAGAAAATTGTTATGGCCTCGGTGCTGATTCTGATCAGAGTTATCTTGCTCCAGAAAATGTTTTAACAAATGGTATGAAATTAGTTAATAACACAGTTTTAATTGCTATTGAAGAGGTTATTAATGATAGTTTCTCTGCAGGAACCCATGTCCTTGGTGTTAAAGATGGTGCACTGGGTTATACAGACAGTTTATTACCAGCTGATGTAATTGCAAAAGTAGAAGAAGTTAAGGTAAAGGTTATTAACTCAGAGATTGAGATTCCAGATACTGTTGAGTAA
- a CDS encoding OPT family oligopeptide transporter — MVDKEIKGLDSNAYEAIPGEEYQPYIAAEKVMPEFTLTSVILGIIMTVIFGAANAYLGLKVGMTVTASVPAAVVSMGVIRGILKKNSILENNMVQTISSAGESVAAGVIFTIPALIIWGMDPSIFKMFLMALLGGMVGVLFMIPLRKHLIVGEHGKLPYPEGTACAEVLVAGEKGGVGTKTVFAGLGAGALYKILAEAKGFNIWPTSVEWSIPGVKGAAVGMDVLPSLLGVGFIIGPKISALMLSGGIMGWLVLIPIIALLGANSGTVIFPAEVPISQLGFWGIWDNYIRYIGAGAVALGGVISLIKALPTIWSSFKAALSGLAEDINIEKKRTTEDLSIKSVLLIAVAIIILIAIMPQIPVGIWGAIFVLIFGFFFVTVSSRIVGIVGSSSNPASGMTIATLLFTTALFKALGWSGETGMVAALSVGAIVCIAIAVAGDTSQDLKTGFLVGATPKKQQIGEMLGVLISALAIGYVLLLLHGAYTIGSKELAAPQATLMSMVVEGVMKGTLPWSLIFVGAFTALIVELFGIGSLPFAVGLYLPIHLTTPIMVGGIIRGILDRQKDKNKAAFAQKRERGVLYASGLIAGDAVMGVILAIFAYAEISFGFKTTALGPIWGLIFFALVVITLIYNSILSKNNSLEDNTNLSV, encoded by the coding sequence ATGGTAGATAAAGAAATTAAAGGTTTAGATTCAAACGCTTATGAAGCAATACCTGGTGAAGAGTATCAACCTTATATTGCTGCAGAGAAGGTTATGCCGGAATTCACGTTAACTTCTGTTATACTTGGTATAATTATGACTGTTATTTTTGGGGCGGCAAATGCTTATCTCGGTCTTAAAGTAGGGATGACCGTTACAGCTTCCGTTCCTGCAGCTGTCGTTTCTATGGGTGTAATCCGCGGAATACTAAAAAAGAATTCTATTTTAGAAAATAACATGGTGCAAACAATCAGTTCTGCCGGAGAATCAGTGGCTGCTGGTGTTATCTTTACTATTCCTGCTTTAATAATTTGGGGAATGGACCCCAGTATCTTTAAGATGTTTCTGATGGCCCTTTTAGGCGGTATGGTTGGTGTTTTATTTATGATTCCCCTTCGTAAACATTTAATTGTTGGGGAACATGGCAAACTACCATATCCAGAGGGAACTGCCTGTGCAGAGGTTCTGGTAGCTGGGGAAAAAGGTGGTGTAGGTACTAAAACAGTTTTCGCCGGCCTGGGAGCTGGTGCACTATATAAGATTTTAGCTGAAGCAAAAGGCTTTAATATCTGGCCGACAAGTGTAGAATGGTCTATTCCTGGAGTAAAAGGTGCTGCTGTTGGAATGGATGTTTTACCTTCTTTACTTGGTGTAGGTTTTATTATTGGTCCCAAAATTTCTGCTTTGATGCTTTCAGGTGGTATCATGGGGTGGTTGGTATTGATACCAATTATTGCTTTACTTGGAGCTAATTCAGGTACAGTTATATTTCCAGCTGAAGTACCTATCTCTCAATTAGGATTCTGGGGTATCTGGGATAATTATATCAGGTATATTGGAGCTGGTGCTGTTGCCCTTGGTGGTGTAATTAGTCTAATCAAAGCATTACCTACTATCTGGAGTTCATTTAAAGCTGCTCTTTCTGGATTAGCTGAAGATATTAACATTGAAAAGAAACGGACTACTGAAGATCTTTCTATAAAATCGGTTCTTTTGATTGCAGTAGCAATAATCATTTTGATTGCTATCATGCCACAAATTCCAGTAGGTATCTGGGGCGCCATTTTCGTTCTCATTTTTGGTTTTTTCTTTGTAACCGTATCTTCCAGGATTGTTGGTATTGTAGGTAGTTCTTCCAATCCAGCTTCAGGAATGACCATTGCAACCTTGCTCTTTACTACAGCCCTTTTTAAGGCCCTTGGCTGGAGCGGTGAAACAGGCATGGTTGCTGCTTTAAGTGTAGGTGCAATTGTCTGCATTGCTATTGCAGTAGCTGGTGATACATCTCAGGACTTAAAAACAGGTTTTCTTGTCGGAGCTACTCCAAAGAAACAGCAGATAGGTGAAATGCTTGGTGTGCTTATTTCTGCCCTGGCTATAGGCTATGTTCTTCTTTTACTGCATGGTGCCTATACCATTGGTTCAAAGGAATTAGCCGCACCACAGGCCACTTTAATGTCGATGGTTGTGGAGGGTGTTATGAAAGGCACCTTACCCTGGTCACTTATATTCGTTGGTGCTTTTACAGCCCTGATTGTTGAATTATTCGGGATAGGTTCACTACCATTTGCAGTCGGACTTTACCTGCCAATTCATCTTACAACACCTATTATGGTTGGTGGTATAATTAGAGGCATCCTTGACAGACAGAAAGATAAAAATAAAGCAGCTTTTGCACAGAAACGGGAAAGAGGAGTATTATATGCCTCGGGTCTGATTGCTGGAGATGCTGTCATGGGGGTTATCCTTGCTATCTTTGCATATGCTGAAATTAGTTTTGGATTTAAAACAACGGCACTAGGCCCTATCTGGGGTTTAATTTTCTTTGCTCTTGTTGTGATTACACTAATTTATAATTCTATTTTGAGCAAAAATAACTCATTAGAAGACAATACTAATTTATCTGTCTAA
- a CDS encoding MogA/MoaB family molybdenum cofactor biosynthesis protein yields the protein MIRVGILTLSDTGAAGQREDKSGPLIQKIISKNGGQVDYYQVIPDDQEQIAAELIKMTDDLGLNLILTTGGTGLAPRDVTPEATREVIDREVPGIAETIRLESLKKTPKAMLSRGVSGVRKETLIINLPGSPKAVEECLEVVLPVLSHAIELIKNEVTNCARE from the coding sequence ATGATTAGGGTAGGAATCTTGACTTTAAGTGATACTGGCGCAGCCGGGCAGCGAGAAGATAAGAGTGGTCCATTAATACAGAAAATTATTTCAAAAAATGGTGGGCAGGTTGATTATTATCAAGTTATTCCTGATGATCAGGAGCAGATTGCTGCTGAGTTGATCAAGATGACTGATGATTTAGGTTTAAACTTGATTTTGACTACTGGAGGTACAGGGTTGGCCCCCAGAGATGTTACTCCGGAAGCTACCAGAGAAGTGATTGATAGGGAAGTACCGGGAATAGCAGAGACAATAAGATTAGAAAGTTTAAAGAAAACTCCTAAAGCGATGTTGTCTAGAGGGGTATCAGGTGTAAGAAAAGAAACACTAATTATTAACTTGCCAGGTAGTCCTAAAGCAGTAGAAGAATGCCTTGAAGTTGTGCTGCCAGTACTGTCCCATGCAATTGAACTTATAAAAAATGAAGTAACTAATTGTGCGCGGGAATGA
- a CDS encoding PqqD family protein, whose translation MASLVNKKLKGNIFEMIPERKENIEWKKDEDGNIILIIKRNKWIDKLLQKIFNIPKQTTLEFDKLGGFVWENIDGQKTIGKITDILRKQDFEKYSPVEERLITFMRVLKNNGLIKLYSKKNSNI comes from the coding sequence ATGGCTTCCTTAGTTAATAAGAAATTAAAAGGAAATATTTTTGAGATGATACCTGAAAGAAAAGAAAACATAGAATGGAAAAAAGATGAAGATGGTAATATAATATTGATTATAAAAAGAAACAAATGGATAGATAAATTATTGCAAAAGATATTTAATATTCCTAAACAGACCACTCTTGAGTTTGATAAATTAGGTGGTTTTGTCTGGGAAAATATTGATGGTCAGAAAACTATCGGTAAAATTACTGATATATTAAGAAAGCAAGATTTTGAAAAATATTCTCCGGTTGAAGAAAGATTAATTACTTTCATGAGAGTATTAAAGAATAATGGTCTTATTAAATTATATTCAAAAAAAAATAGTAATATTTGA
- a CDS encoding ABC transporter permease: MALINKLYTKMKENSWLANLTYSFLAIVMALIIGAILIHISGHNVWQAYYYLFYGAFGNSYNLAQTLLKTTPLIFTGLAVAIGFQSGLFNIGGEGQLYWGAFVTAIVAIAFSALPGVILIPLSLVSGALAGGLWSIIPGYLKAKTGAHEVITTIMFNYIGILATSFLLKNYFKADGPVDQTRMIPESAGLKELIPYTRLTWAIILGVFIIFIVDYLLKNTSLGFDLQAVGYNPAAAEYAGISAEWILVITMGLSGAIAGLAGSTMVLGVLHRFITNFSPGYGFTGIAVAVLGRNKPWGVLAAALLFGALEAGGMSMQLFAKIPQDLMTIVQGLVILFVAAPAFIQIITRFSVGGKGAGLNE, from the coding sequence ATGGCATTAATTAATAAATTATATACAAAGATGAAAGAGAATTCCTGGTTAGCCAATCTGACTTATTCCTTTCTGGCTATTGTGATGGCACTGATAATTGGAGCAATTTTAATACATATTTCCGGCCATAATGTCTGGCAGGCTTATTATTATCTTTTTTATGGTGCCTTTGGAAATTCCTATAACCTGGCTCAAACCCTTCTTAAAACAACACCATTGATCTTTACCGGCCTGGCTGTTGCTATTGGCTTTCAAAGTGGTCTTTTTAATATAGGGGGAGAGGGGCAGCTGTACTGGGGGGCTTTTGTAACTGCTATTGTTGCTATTGCTTTTTCTGCTCTGCCCGGAGTGATATTGATACCACTTTCGCTAGTTAGTGGAGCTCTGGCTGGAGGACTCTGGAGTATTATCCCTGGTTATCTCAAAGCTAAAACAGGGGCCCATGAGGTGATTACTACAATTATGTTTAATTATATTGGTATTCTAGCAACTAGCTTTTTATTAAAAAATTATTTTAAAGCAGATGGTCCAGTAGACCAGACCAGGATGATTCCAGAATCAGCTGGTTTAAAGGAGCTTATTCCATATACCAGGTTGACCTGGGCTATTATACTGGGTGTATTTATAATATTTATTGTTGATTATCTCTTAAAAAATACTTCTTTAGGCTTTGATTTACAGGCAGTAGGATATAATCCTGCTGCTGCTGAATATGCTGGTATCTCGGCAGAGTGGATTTTAGTAATAACAATGGGCTTAAGTGGGGCTATTGCTGGTCTGGCAGGTAGTACTATGGTTCTGGGTGTTTTACACCGTTTTATTACCAATTTTTCTCCTGGCTATGGTTTTACCGGGATTGCTGTAGCGGTTCTGGGAAGAAATAAACCCTGGGGTGTGCTGGCGGCTGCTTTGTTATTTGGTGCCCTGGAAGCAGGGGGGATGTCCATGCAACTTTTTGCTAAAATTCCACAGGACCTGATGACTATTGTTCAGGGATTGGTTATACTCTTTGTTGCTGCTCCAGCTTTTATTCAGATTATTACTAGATTTTCTGTTGGAGGGAAAGGGGCTGGTTTAAATGAATGA